One window of Vitis riparia cultivar Riparia Gloire de Montpellier isolate 1030 chromosome 5, EGFV_Vit.rip_1.0, whole genome shotgun sequence genomic DNA carries:
- the LOC117914961 gene encoding probable 1-deoxy-D-xylulose-5-phosphate synthase, chloroplastic has translation MAICTLSFPAHFSQAAASNPQRLPPQCSHLFWGVDLQCQSQQRIKARKRPNGVCASLSDREEYHSQRPPTPLLDTINYPIHMKNLSVKELKQLADELRSDVVFNVSKTGGHLGSSLGVVELTVALHYVFNAPQDRILWDVGHQSYPHKILTGRRDQMHTMRQTDGLAGFTKRSESEYDCFGTGHSSTTISAGLGMAVGRDLKGKNNNVIAVIGDGAMTAGQAYEAMNNAGYLDSDMIVILNDNKQVSLPTATLDGPIPPVGALSSALSRLQSNRPLRELREVAKGVTKQIGGPMHELAAKVDEYARGMISGSGSTLFEELGLYYIGPVDGHNIDDLVAILKEVKSTKTTGPVLIHVVTEKGRGYPYAEKAADKYHGVTKFDPATGKQFKSSAPTQSYTTYFAEALIAEAEVDKDIVAIHAAMGGGTGLNLFHRRFPTRCFDVGIAEQHAVTFAAGLACEGIKPFCAIYSSFMQRAYDQVVHDVDLQKLPVKFAMDRAGLVGADGPTHCGAFDVTFMACLPNMVVMAPADEAELFHMVATAAAIDDRPSCFRYPRGNGVGVELPPGNKGIPIEVGRGRILIEGERVALLGYGTAVQSCLVASSLLEQHGLRITVADARFCKPLDHALIRSLAKSHEVLITVEEGSIGGFGSHVAQFLALNGLLDGTTKWSPMVLPDRYIDHGAPADQLAMAGLTPSHIAATVFNILGQTREALEIMS, from the exons ATGGCTATCTGTACGCTCTCATTTCCTGCCCATTTTAGTCAGGCTGCTGCTTCAAATCCTCAGAGACTTCCTCCTCAGTGTTCCCATTTGTTCTGGGGGGTGGATTTGCAGTGCCAATCCCAGCAAAGGATTAAG GCCAGGAAAAGGCCAAATGGGGTTTGTGCATCACTTTCGGATAGGGAGGAGTATCATTCCCAGAGACCACCAACTCCTCTCCTGGACACTATCAATTATCCAATTCACATGAAAAATCTGTCTGTCAAG GAGCTGAAACAACTCGCAGATGAACTAAGGTCTGATGTTGTCTTCAATGTTTCCAAAACTGGGGGTCACTTGGGCTCCAGCCTCGGGGTTGTGGAGCTCACTGTGGCTCTTCATTATGTCTTCAATGCCCCTCAAGACAGGATACTATGGGATGTTGGTCATCAG tcttacccACACAAAATTCTAACTGGGAGAAGAGATCAAATGCATACCATGAGGCAAACAGATGGGTTAGCGGGATTCACCAAGCGCTCGGAGAGTGAATATGATTGCTTTGGAACCGGCCACAGTTCTACTACTATCTCAGCAGGCTTGG GAATGGCAGTCGGCCGGgatctaaaaggaaaaaacaacaaCGTCATTGCTGTCATAGGTGATGGAGCCATGACTGCAGGGCAAGCTTATGAAGCAATGAACAATGCTGGGTACCTGGATTCTGACATGATTGTTATCCTTAATGACAACAAGCAGGTTTCTTTACCCACTGCTACTCTAGATGGGCCCATACCACCTGTAGGAGCTTTGAGCAGTGCTCTTAGTAGGTTACAATCAAACAGACCTCTTAGAGAATTACGAGAGGTTGCCAAG GGCGTTACCAAACAGATTGGCGGACCAATGCATGAATTGGCTGCAAAAGTTGATGAATATGCTCGTGGGATGATCAGTGGTTCTGGATCAACACTTTTTGAAGAGCTTGGACTCTATTATATAGGTCCTGTTGATGGCCACAACATAGATGACCTTGTTGCCATTCTCAAGGAGGTTAAGAGTACCAAGACAACAGGTCCAGTTCTGATCCATGTTGTCACAGAGAAAGGCCGCGGATATCCATATGCCGAGAAAGCTGCAGATAAGTACCATG gAGTGACCAAGTTCGATCCTGCTACTGGAAAACAATTCAAATCCAGTGCTCCTACTCAGTCCTACACAACATATTTTGCAGAGGCTTTGATTGCAGAAGCAGAGGTGGACAAGGATATTGTTGCAATTCATGCAGCAATGGGGGGTGGAACGGGCTTGAATCTCTTCCATCGCCGGTTCCCCACACGATGCTTTGATGTTGGGATAGCAGAACAGCATGCTGTTACCTTTGCTGCTGGTCTAGCCTGTGAAGGCATTAAACCTTTTTGTGCAATCTACTCATCTTTCATGCAGAGAGCTTATGACCAG GTGGTGCATGATGTAGATTTGCAGAAGCTGCCAGTGAAATTTGCAATGGACAGAGCTGGGCTGGTTGGAGCAGATGGCCCAACACATTGTGGAGCTTTTGATGTCACTTTCATGGCTTGCCTTCCAAACATGGTGGTGATGGCTCCTGCTGATGAGGCTGAGCTTTTTCACATGGTGGCCACAGCTGCTGCCATAGATGACAGGCCCAGTTGTTTCCGGTACCCAAGAGGAAATGGGGTGGGTGTTGAACTGCCACCAGGGAACAAAGGCATTCCTATTGAG GTTGGAAGGGGCCGAATATTGATTGAGGGGGAGAGAGTTGCACTCTTGGGCTATGGAACAGCAGTACAGAGCTGTTTGGTTGCGTCTTCTTTGCTGGAACAACATGGCTTACGAATAACAGTCGCAGATGCCCGCTTCTGCAAACCATTGGACCATGCTCTTATTCGTAGCCTAGCAAAATCACATGAAGTTTTGATTACAGTAGAAGAAGGGTCAATTGGTGGTTTTGGGTCTCATGTTGCTCAGTTTTTGGCCCTTAATGGTCTTCTTGATGGCACAACAAAG TGGAGTCCCATGGTTCTTCCTGATCGGTACATAGACCATGGAGCGCCAGCGGACCAGTTGGCCATGGCGGGTCTGACACCATCTCATATTGCAGCAACAGTATTCAATATACTTGGACAAACAAGGGAGGCCCTGGAGATCATGTCATAG
- the LOC117914468 gene encoding heavy metal-associated isoprenylated plant protein 19 encodes MANDKEKNEEKVVVAEFSVSMHCNACERSVAKAISKCKGVEKFTTDMKKHKATVTGAINPEKILKKLKKKTGKRVEILVTEEEKDDESSDDDESRENTVESLICWDWTDSAAFEMFNEENANACSVM; translated from the exons ATGGCAAAtgacaaggaaaaaaatgaagagaaa GTGGTGGTTGCAGAATTCAGTGTCTCAATGCACTGTAATGCATGTGAAAGAAGCGTTGCCAAGGCCATCTCCAAGTGTAAAG gggTGGAGAAGTTTACCACAGACATGAAGAAACACAAGGCGACAGTGACAGGGGCGATCAACCCtgagaaaatattgaagaaactAAAGAAGAAGACAGGGAAGAGGGTAGAGATTCTGGTcactgaagaagaaaaagatgatgagTCCAGTGATGACGATGAATCGAGAGAGAATACTGTGGAGTCATTGATATGTTGGGACTGGACAGACAGTGCGGCGTTTGAGATGTTCAACGAGGAGAATGCAAATGCATGCTCGGTAATGTAG